The Rattus rattus isolate New Zealand chromosome 1, Rrattus_CSIRO_v1, whole genome shotgun sequence genome includes a region encoding these proteins:
- the Gmeb1 gene encoding glucocorticoid modulatory element-binding protein 1 has translation MANAEVSVPVGDVVVVPTEGNEGENPEDTKTQVILQLQPVQQGIYEAGSENSAAVVAVETHTIHKIEEGIDASSIEANEDMEIAYPITCGESKAVLLWKKFVCPGINVKCVKFNDQLISPKHFVHLAGKSTLKDWKRAIRLGGIMLRKMMDSGQIDFYQHDKVCSNTCRSTKFDLLISSARAPVPGQQTSVVQTPTSADGNITQIAISEESMEEAGLEWNSALTAAVTMATEEGIKKESEEISEDTLMFWKGIADVGLMEEVVCNIQKEIEELLRGVQQRLIHAPFQVTDAAVLNNVANTFGLMDTVKRVLDNRRKQVEHGEEQFLYTLADLERQLEEQKKQAQDPRLKSQTVQNVVLMPVSTPKPPKRPRLQRPASTTVLSPSPVQQPQFTVISPITITPVGQSFSMGNIPVATLSQGTSPVTVHTLPSGPQLFRYATVVSSAKSNSPDTVTIHPSSSLALLSSTSMQDGSTLGNMATMVSPVELVAMESGLTSAIQAVESTSEDGQTIIEIDPAPDPEADDPEGKAVILETELRTEEKVVADMEEHQHQVHNVEIVVLED, from the exons GATTTATGAAGCCGGGTCAGAGAACAGTGCAGCAGTTGTAGCCGTAGAGACCCACACGATACACAAAATTGAAGAAGGAATTG ATGCAAGCAGCATAGAAGCAAACGAGGACATGGAAATCGCTTACCCTATAACCTGTGGGGAGAGTAAAGCCGTCCTCCTCTGGAAGAAGTTCGTGTGTCCCGGAATAAATGTGAAGTGCGTCAAG TTCAATGATCAGTTGATCAGCCCCAAGCACTTTGTTCATCTGGCTGGCAAGTCCACTCTGAAGGACTGGAAGAGGGCCATCCGTCTAGGCGGCATCATGCTCAG GAAGATGATGGACTCTGGACAGATCGACTTTTACCAGCATGACAAAGTTTGCTCCAACACCTGCAGGAGCACCAAGTTTGACCTTCTGATCAGCAGCGCGAGGGCTCCAGTGCCGGGACAGCAGACAAGTGTGGTGCAGACGCCCACCTCGGCCGATG GGAACATCACACAGATCGCCATCTCAGAGGAGAGCATGGAAGAGGCTGGGCTGGAGTGGAACTCAGCCCTCACCGCCGCTGTCACCATGGCCACAGAGGAGGGGATAAAGAAAGAGTCTGAAGAGATTTCAG AGGACACTCTGATGTTCTGGAAGGGGATAGCTGATGTGGGGCTGATGGAGGAGGTGGTCTGCAACATACAAAAGGAGATAGAAGAGCTTCTCAGGGGTGTCCAGCAGCGGCTCATTCATGCTCCTTTCCAGGTCACAG ATGCTGCTGTTCTGAACAATGTGGCCAACACATTTGGCCTCATGGACACAGTCAAGAGAGTTTTGGACAACAGACGGAAGCAAGTGGAGCATGGAGAGGAACAGTTTCTCTATACCCTGGCGG ACTTGGAACGGCAGTTGGAAGAGCAGAAAAAGCAAGCCCAAGATCCCAGACTGAAATCCCAGACGGTTCAAAATGTGGTACTGATGCCTGTGAGCACCCCAAAGCCTCCAAAAAGACCCCGGCTCCAGCGGCCAGCCTCCACCACCGTCCTGAGCCCTTCTCCTGTCCAGCAGCCGCAGTTTACTGTCATCTCGCCCATCACCATCACCCCCGTGGGTCAGTCTTTCTCCATGGGCAATATCCCGGTGGCTACCCTCAGCCAGGGCACCAGTCCTGTGACTGTCCACACGCTGCCTTCTGGCCCTCAGCTCTTCCGCTATGCCACAGTGGTTTCCTCTGCCAAGAGCAACTCACCAGACACAGTAACCATCCACCCTTCATCAAGTTTGGCACTGCTAAGCTCCACCTCTATGCAGGATGGGAGTACCCTGGGCAATATGGCCACCATGGTGAGCCCCGTGGAGCTGGTGGCCATGGAGTCTGGCCTGACTTCAGCAATCCAGGCTGTGGAAAGCACCTCTGAGGATGGGCAGACCATCATTGAAATCGACCCTGCCCCAGATCCTGAGGCCGATGACCCTGAGGGCAAAGCAGTCAtcctggagacagagctgaggactgaggaGAAGGTGGTAGCCGACATGGAAGAGCACCAGCACCAGGTCCACAATGTGGAGATTGTGGTCCTGGAGGACTGA